A portion of the Chiroxiphia lanceolata isolate bChiLan1 chromosome 10, bChiLan1.pri, whole genome shotgun sequence genome contains these proteins:
- the IL1RAP gene encoding interleukin-1 receptor accessory protein isoform X3: MASRGGAGPARHCANPGMKMVSVLLVTLWLSMVTLGRGSERCDDWGVDTMKQIQIYDGEPAKIKCPLFETFLKYNYSTAHSAGLTLIWYRIAQDRDLEEPINYRLPDNHISKDKDTLWFWPALLNDTGNYTCMLRNTTYCSKVAFPLEVVPKDQDSCVSRSIKPTEEMFYLEHANQKIICPDIDGFYPASVTPTVKWYLNCNSVDGFSERYPQGPRLVIVLVRSAYKGNYTCIVTFKDHGRTYNLTRTISMKVVGSPNKALPPQFISPNEKVVYELEAGDDLILPCEVFFTFLKDSRTEVWWTIDGKNTDDITDPKIKITQSEITRDFEDKTVIRTLTVAKATPEELKRNYTCYARNAKGEDQSQAIVHMKVVAPKYTVELACGLGATILLVVVLIVIYHVYWLEMVLFYRAHFGTDETILDGKEYDVYVSYARNAEEEEFVLLTLRGVLENEFGYKLCIFDRDSLPGGIVTDETLSFIQKSRRLLVVLSPNYVLQGTQALLELKAGLENMASKGNIKVILVQYKAIKKSKVKELKRAQAALTVIKWKGEKSKYPKGRFWKQLQVEIPVKKIRRSLSLDGLMHIPEKCLTPSENKPNQTHELYQGVGRSSGFFP, encoded by the exons AACGCTGCGATGACTGGGGTGTGGATACCATGAAGCAGATCCAGATTTATGATGGGGAACCTGCCAAGATCAAATGCCCACTTTTTGAGACCTTCTTGAAGTACAACTATAGCACAGCCCATTCTGCTGGCTTAACCCTGATCTGGTACAGGATCGCGCAGGACCGGGATCTGGAGGAACCCATTAATTACCGTCTCCCGGACAATCACATCAGTAAGGATAAAGACACCCTTTGGTTCTGGCCTGCTCTCCTCAATGACACTGGGAATTATACCTGCATGCTCAG AAATACAACCTACTGCAGCAAAGTTGCGTTTCCCTTGGAGGTTGTTCCGAAAGACCAGGACTCTTGTGTGAGCCGTTCGATAAAACCCACTGAGGAGATGTTCTACTTGGAGCACGCCAATCAGAAGATCATATGTCCAGATATTGATGGGTTTTACCCTGCCAGTGTAACACCAACTGTCAAGTGGTACTTG AACTGCAACTCAGTGGATGGCTTCTCTGAGCGATATCCCCAAGGGCCCAGGCTTGTCATCGTCCTTGTCCGCAGTGCATATAAAGGGAATTACACTTGTATTGTGACATTCAAGGACCATGGAAGAACATATAATCTCACCAGAACCATATCGATGAAGGTGGTGG GATCTCCAAACAAGGCCTTGCCACCGCAGTTCATCTCTCCAAATGAGAAAGTTGTGTACGAACTGGAAGCAG GAGATGACCTTATCCTGCCCTGTGAGGTTTTCTTCACCTTCCTGAAGGACTCCCGGACTGAGGTGTGGTGGACCATAGATGGAAAAAACACAGATGATATCACAGACCCCAAGATAAAAATCACACAAAG tgaaaTTACTAGAGATTTTGAAGACAAAACTGTCATAAGGACTCTAACAGTTGCAAAGGCCACACCAGAGGAGTTAAAACGGAATTATACTTGCTATGCCAGGAATGCCAAAGGCGAGGACCAGAGCCAGGCCATAGTGCACATGAAAG TTGTAGCACCGAAGTACACCGTGGAGCTGGCCTGTGGACTGGGGGCAACCATCCTGCTCGTCGTGGTGCTGATTGTCATCTATCACGTGTATTGGCTTGAAATGGTCCTCTTCTATCGGGCTCATTTTGGAACAGATGAAACCATTCTAG ACGGGAAGGAGTATGACGTGTACGTGTCCTACGCGCGCAACGCGGAGGAGGAAGAATTTGTGCTGCTGACACTGCGGGGAGTCTTGGAGAATGAGTTTGGGTACAAGCTGTGTATCTTCGACAGAGACAGCCTCCCTGGGGGAA TTGTCACAGACGAAACCCTGAGCTTCATCCAGAAAAGCCGACGCCTGCTTGTTGTCCTGAGTCCCAACTACGTCTTGCAGGGGACACAGGCCCTGCTGGAGCTCAAAGCTGGTCTAGAGAATATGGCCTCCAAGGGCAACATCAAAGTCATTCTAGTGCAGTACAAAGCCATCAAGAAGAGCAAAGTGAAGGAGCTGAAGCGGGCGCAGGCAGCCTTGACTGTCATTAAATGGAAAGGCGAGAAATCCAAGTACCCAAAGGGCAGGttctggaagcagctgcaggtggaaattccagtgaaaaaaattagaaggaGTTTGAGCCTTGATGGGTTGATGCATATCCCTGAAAAATGTTTGACACcatcagaaaacaaaccaaaccaaacccacgAGTTATACCAGGGAGTGGGAAGGAGctcagggttttttccatga